The Triticum aestivum cultivar Chinese Spring chromosome 7B, IWGSC CS RefSeq v2.1, whole genome shotgun sequence genome window below encodes:
- the LOC123156072 gene encoding elongation factor 2, whose product MVKFTAEELRGIMDKKNNIRNMSVIAHVDHGKSTLTDSLVAAAGIIAQEVAGDVRMTDTRADEAERGITIKSTGISLFYQMTPESLEMYKGDRDGDEYLINLIDSPGHVDFSSEVTAALRITDGALVVVDCIEGVCVQTETVLRQALGERIRPVLTVNKMDRCFLELQVEGEEAYQTFSRVIENANVIMATYEDVLLGDVQVYPEKGTVAFSAGLHGWAFTLTNFAKMYASKFGVDEAKMMERLWGENFFDPATKKWTSKNTGTATCKRGFVQFCYEPIKQIIATCMNDQKDKLWPMLKKLGVTMKNDEKDLMGKALMKRVMQTWLPASRALLEMMIFHLPSPSKAQRYRVENLYEGPLDDIYANAIRNCDPDGPLMLYVSKMIPASDKGRFFAFGRVFAGRVATGMKVRIMGPNFVPGQKKDLYVKSVQRTVIWMGKKQESVEDVPCGNTVALVGLDQFITKNATLTNEKEVDACPIRAMKFSVSPVVRVAVQCKVASDLPKLVEGLKRLAKSDPMVLCTIEESGEHIIAGAGELHLEICLKDLQDDFMGGAEIIVSPPVVSFRETVLEKSCRTVMSKSPNKHNRLYMEARPLEEGLAEAIDDGRIGPRDDPKVRSKILSEEFGWDKDLAKKIWCFGPETTGPNMVVDMCKGVQYLNEIKDSVVAGFQWASKEGALAEENMRGICFEVCDVVLHTDAIHRGGGQVIPTARRVIYASQLTAKPRLLEPVYLVEIQALENALGGIYGVLNQKRGHVFEEMQRQGTPLYNIKAYLPVIESFGFSSTLRAATSGQAFPQCVFDHWDIMASDPLDPGTQSATLVTDIRKRKGLKEQMTPLSDFEDKL is encoded by the exons ATGGTGAAGTTCACAGCGGAGGAGCTCCGCGGAATCATGGACAAAAAGAACAATATCCGTAACATGTCGGTTATTGCTCATGTAGACCATG GCAAGTCTACTCTTACGGATTCCCTTGTGGCAGCTGCTGGGATTATTGCCCAGGAAGTTGCTGGTGATGTTCGCATGACTGATACACGTGCAGATGAGGCAGAGCGCGGTATCACAATCAAATCCACCGGTATCTCTCTTTTCTATCAGATGACTCCTGAATCACTCGAGATGTACAAGGGCGATCGCGATGGGGATGaatacctgatcaaccttattgatTCACCTGGTCACGTTGACTTTTCTTCGGAAGTCACAGCTGCTCTTCGTATCACTGATGGAGCTTTGGTGGTTGTTGACTGTATTGAGGGTGTGTGTGTGCAGACTGAAACTGTGCTGCGCCAAGCTCTTGGTGAGAGGATTAGGCCAGTCCTTACTGTGAACAAGATGGACAGATGCTTCCTTGAGCTTCAGGTGGAAGGTGAGGAAGCATATCAGACTTTCTCCCGTGTTATCGAAAATGCCAATGTCATCATGGCAACATATGAAGATGTGCTCCTTGGTGATGTCCAAGTGTACCCAGAGAAGGGGACTGTTGCATTCTCTGCTGGTCTGCATGGGTGGGCTTTCACCCTTACAAACTTTGCTAAGATGTATGCCTCCAAGTTTGGAGTTGACGAGGCAAAGATGATGGAGAGGCTGTGGGGTGAGAACTTCTTTGACCCAGCCACAAAGAAATGGACCTCCAAGAACACTGGGACAGCTACCTGCAAGAGAGGTTTTGTTCAGTTCTGCTATGAGCCAATCAAGCAAATCATAGCCACCTGCATGAATGATCAGAAGGATAAGTTGTGGCCTATGTTGAAGAAgcttggtgtgaccatgaagaatGATGAGAAGGACTTGATGGGCAAGGCTCTCATGAAGCGTGTGATGCAAACTTGGCTGCCTGCCAGTCGTGCTCTGCTTGAGATGATGATATTTCACCTCCCCTCTCCTTCAAAGGCCCAGAGGTATCGTGTGGAGAACTTATACGAGGGCCCCCTTGATGACATATATGCAAATGCTATCAGAAACTGTGACCCTGATGGTCCTCTTATGCTGTATGTCTCCAAGATGATTCCAGCATCTGACAAGGGTAGATTCTTTGCCTTTGGACGTGTTTTTGCTGGGAGGGTTGCCACTGGCATGAAGGTCCGTATCATGGGTCCCAACTTTGTTCCTGGCCAGAAGAAGGATCTGTATGTGAAGAGTGTCCAGCGTACTGTTATCTGGATGGGAAAGAAGCAAGAGTCTGTTGAGGATGTTCCCTGTGGTAACACTGTTGCGTTGGTTGGTTTGGATCAGTTCATCACAAAGAATGCAACCCTGACAAATGAGAAGGAAGTTGATGCCTGCCCAATCAGGGCAATGAAGTTCTCTGTGTCCCCTGTTGTGCGTGTTGCTGTTCAGTGCAAGGTGGCCTCTGATCTTCCCAAGCTTGTTGAAGGTTTGAAGCGTCTGGCAAAGTCTGATCCTATGGTTCTCTGTACCATTGAAGAGTCTGGTGAGCATATCATTGCTGGAGCTGGAGAGCTTCACCTTGAAATCTGTTTGAAGGATCTGCAGGATGACTTCATGGGTGGTGCTGAAATTATTGTTTCCCCTCCTGTCGTCTCCTTCCGTGAGACTGTTCTGGAGAAGTCCTGCCGCACTGTCATGAGCAAGTCCCCGAACAAGCACAACCGTCTTTACATGGAAGCTCGCCCCTTGGAGGAGGGACTGGCTGAGGCCATTGATGACGGGCGCATTGGCCCGCGTGACGATCCTAAGGTGCGTTCCAAGATCCTGTCTGAGGAGTTTGGCTGGGACAAGGATCTTGCCAAGAAGATTTGGTGCTTTGGACCTGAGACGACTGGACCCAACATGGTCGTTGACATGTGTAAGGGAGTGCAGTATCTCAATGAAATCAAGGACTCTGTTGTGGCTGGGTTCCAGTGGGCGTCAAAGGAAGGCGCGTTGGCTGAGGAGAACATGCGTGGCATTTGCTTTGAGGTCTGTGATGTTGTTCTCCACACTGATGCTATTCACAGGGGTGGTGGTCAGGTCATTCCCACGGCCAGGAGGGTCATTTATGCTTCCCAGCTCACTGCCAAGCCAAGGCTGCTGGAGCCTGTGTACCTGGTTGAGATCCAGGCCCTGGAGAATGCACTTGGTGGCATCTATGGTGTTCTGAATCAGAAGAGAGGGCACGTGTTCGAGGAGATGCAGAGGCAAGGTACCCCGCTCTACAACATCAAGGCCTACCTCCCTGTCATCGAGTCCTTTGGGTTCTCAAGCACCCTGAGGGCCGCGACGTCCGGCCAGGCATTCCCCCAGTGTGTGTTTGACCACTGGGACATCATGGCTTCTGATCCTTTGGACCCTGGCACCCAGTCGGCGACGCTCGTCACGGACATCCGCAAGAGGAAGGGCCTCAAGGAGCAGATGACCCCTCTGTCCGATTTCGAGGACAAGCTCTAA